From Caldanaerovirga acetigignens, one genomic window encodes:
- a CDS encoding PucR family transcriptional regulator ligand-binding domain-containing protein yields the protein MGITVREALQIGGLKNAKVVAGEKGLDRRVDFVLTMDDAAKWIRGNELLLMAAYVFLSNPGMEKTFIYDLVEKNCA from the coding sequence ATGGGTATAACTGTGCGGGAGGCTCTTCAAATAGGAGGATTGAAAAATGCAAAGGTCGTGGCGGGTGAAAAAGGTCTCGATAGGAGAGTAGATTTTGTTTTAACCATGGATGATGCGGCCAAATGGATTAGAGGCAATGAACTTTTGCTTATGGCTGCATACGTTTTTTTAAGCAATCCGGGAATGGAAAAAACTTTCATCTACGATTTGGTCGAGAAGAATTGTGCGTAA
- a CDS encoding MutS-related protein: MKVYLMFKDRNFDLQQKLPKNEQVLLQDLELETLFDAMALGDNFIFEVARKVILSGFNNDTDTVLYRQDILKDCLKNPSVIRSIYEIAKETIENEKKNYWGLFSKYPDFILQRSKDVLKMFLEMLRKLRIIAEENESKFESEGFKALFAMLKKEIDDDFFTEAQNHLRELNFDEGMLISAELGKGNKGINYILRKSQEKNQSLIKRFFAKKVPVYTFYISGRDESGARAISELKERGINLVANALAQSVDHILNFFKVLKTELTFYIGCLNLYEQLSQIGEPTSFPVPVDTDERKLSFKELYDVCLALTVKHRIVGNSLNLDDKDLVIITGANQGGKSTFIRSIGLAQLMMQSGMFVPAEFFSSNIFDGLFTHFKRKEDETMKSGKLDEELARMSEIVDDITLNSMLLLNESFSATNEREGSQIAEEIISALLEKRIKVFFVTHLYEFANSFYNKKLKNAIFLRAQRKSDGTRTYKIIEGKPLETSFSRDLYKKIFGENEGENELI, from the coding sequence ATGAAAGTCTATCTTATGTTTAAAGATCGTAACTTTGACCTTCAGCAAAAACTTCCCAAAAATGAACAAGTATTATTGCAAGATTTAGAGCTGGAAACACTTTTTGATGCGATGGCACTTGGTGACAACTTTATATTTGAAGTAGCAAGGAAGGTCATCCTTTCAGGTTTTAACAATGACACGGACACCGTGTTATACCGACAAGATATTTTAAAGGACTGCTTGAAAAATCCTTCCGTCATAAGGAGTATATATGAAATTGCGAAGGAAACCATTGAAAATGAGAAAAAAAACTATTGGGGTCTTTTCAGCAAATATCCCGACTTTATCCTGCAAAGGTCAAAGGATGTTTTGAAAATGTTTTTGGAAATGCTGAGGAAGCTGAGAATTATAGCAGAAGAAAACGAAAGTAAGTTCGAATCAGAGGGATTTAAAGCGTTATTTGCAATGCTTAAAAAAGAAATTGACGACGATTTTTTTACCGAGGCCCAAAACCATCTGAGAGAGCTAAACTTTGACGAGGGAATGCTGATAAGCGCCGAGCTGGGAAAGGGCAACAAAGGCATCAATTACATTCTTCGTAAATCGCAAGAGAAAAATCAGAGCTTAATAAAACGATTTTTTGCCAAAAAGGTACCTGTTTATACCTTTTATATCAGCGGCCGCGATGAAAGTGGCGCAAGGGCGATTTCCGAATTAAAAGAAAGAGGAATCAATCTGGTAGCCAATGCCCTAGCACAATCGGTTGATCACATCCTAAACTTTTTTAAGGTATTGAAAACGGAATTAACCTTCTACATAGGCTGCTTGAATTTATACGAACAGCTTTCTCAAATTGGGGAGCCCACGTCATTCCCTGTTCCCGTGGATACTGATGAACGCAAATTATCATTTAAGGAATTATATGATGTGTGTCTTGCGCTAACTGTGAAACATAGAATCGTTGGGAATAGTCTGAATTTAGACGATAAAGACCTAGTGATAATTACTGGTGCCAATCAGGGCGGAAAATCTACATTTATACGAAGCATAGGTTTAGCACAATTGATGATGCAAAGCGGTATGTTCGTTCCTGCGGAATTTTTTTCAAGTAATATCTTCGATGGGCTTTTTACTCACTTTAAGCGAAAAGAGGATGAAACAATGAAAAGCGGAAAGCTCGATGAAGAACTTGCTCGGATGAGCGAAATAGTAGACGATATAACTTTAAATTCAATGCTACTTTTAAATGAATCTTTTTCTGCTACAAACGAAAGAGAGGGTTCACAGATTGCAGAAGAAATAATTAGTGCATTATTGGAAAAAAGAATAAAGGTTTTCTTCGTTACTCATCTATACGAATTTGCAAACAGTTTTTACAACAAAAAGTTGAAAAACGCAATTTTTCTAAGGGCACAAAGAAAAAGTGACGGAACGAGAACCTACAAAATAATAGAGGGTAAACCCTTAGAAACAAGTTTCAGCAGAGATCTTTATAAAAAAATATTCGGTGAAAATGAAGGTGAAAACGAATTAATTTGA
- a CDS encoding MutS-related protein: MSFLSILFKNVEDYESITNEMPEFFRDLNLDKIIDGITAGRERYNLKPYFYTPLRDVDAIRYRQEIMKDLEDKVLFDNIKSFSQKMIVVQEHLGQAQRLYNKYQKESWFLDAVEIYCDAVNTLLCDLTSANLNSQGFISFREYLKNYVESNSFRSLFRETKKLKDDLSVVKYCILIKGNCVKVRKYMSEIDYSKEVIKTFERFKQNSVKDYTVQFSDYPEMNHIEAQILDFVAKLYLEIFSHLDNYSLRNANFIDETIAIFDKEIQFYISYLEFIEKLKKAGLKFCYPQISDKIKEVYNFEGFDMALAYKLVNENQNIVCNDFYLKGEERIIVVTGPNQGGKTTFARAFGQIHFLAGLGCPVPGKRAQLFLYDRIFTHFEKEENIKDLRGKLEDELLRIRYILEKATPNSVIIINEIFTSTTLKDAIFLSKKIMEKILQKKLLCVWVTFVYELAVESEKIVSMVSSVNLKNPAIRTYKILRKVPDGFSYAMSIAEKYRLTYNLLKERIRS, from the coding sequence ATGTCTTTTTTAAGCATACTTTTTAAAAATGTAGAAGACTACGAAAGCATAACAAACGAAATGCCTGAATTCTTCAGAGATTTAAACCTCGATAAGATAATAGATGGCATTACTGCTGGAAGAGAGCGATATAATTTAAAACCTTACTTTTATACTCCCCTTCGCGATGTTGATGCCATAAGGTACCGTCAGGAAATTATGAAGGATCTAGAAGACAAAGTTTTGTTTGACAATATAAAATCGTTTTCGCAGAAAATGATCGTTGTTCAGGAACACCTTGGACAGGCACAGAGGCTATATAATAAATATCAAAAAGAGAGTTGGTTTTTAGATGCCGTTGAAATATACTGTGATGCGGTCAACACCCTTCTTTGTGATTTAACTTCTGCAAATTTAAATTCACAGGGTTTTATATCCTTTCGCGAATATCTTAAGAACTATGTTGAATCTAATAGCTTTAGGTCACTTTTTAGAGAAACTAAAAAATTAAAAGACGATTTGTCAGTGGTTAAGTACTGTATTTTGATAAAAGGAAATTGTGTAAAGGTTCGTAAATATATGTCTGAAATTGATTATAGTAAAGAAGTAATAAAAACTTTCGAGAGATTTAAACAGAATTCTGTAAAAGATTACACAGTTCAATTTTCCGATTATCCTGAAATGAACCATATTGAAGCTCAAATACTCGATTTTGTGGCGAAACTTTATCTAGAAATATTTTCTCACCTTGATAATTACTCTTTGAGAAACGCTAATTTTATTGATGAGACTATAGCAATTTTTGACAAAGAGATACAATTTTATATATCTTACCTTGAATTTATAGAAAAATTGAAGAAAGCGGGACTTAAATTTTGCTACCCTCAAATTTCCGACAAAATAAAGGAAGTCTACAATTTCGAAGGTTTTGATATGGCTTTAGCTTATAAACTTGTGAATGAAAATCAAAATATTGTCTGCAATGACTTTTACTTAAAAGGCGAGGAACGAATAATTGTAGTAACCGGCCCCAATCAGGGTGGGAAAACAACTTTTGCCCGTGCCTTTGGGCAAATTCATTTCTTAGCAGGCTTGGGTTGTCCCGTTCCCGGAAAACGAGCGCAACTTTTCCTATATGATAGAATTTTTACGCATTTTGAAAAAGAGGAAAACATAAAGGACCTAAGAGGTAAACTGGAAGATGAACTCCTAAGAATACGTTATATTCTGGAGAAGGCCACACCAAACAGCGTCATCATTATTAATGAAATTTTTACATCTACTACCTTAAAAGATGCAATTTTTCTAAGCAAAAAGATAATGGAAAAAATATTACAAAAAAAATTGCTGTGCGTGTGGGTAACTTTCGTATACGAATTAGCCGTAGAAAGCGAAAAAATAGTAAGTATGGTAAGTAGCGTTAATTTGAAAAATCCAGCCATAAGAACATACAAGATACTTAGGAAGGTTCCGGATGGCTTTTCCTATGCGATGTCCATCGCAGAAAAATACAGGCTCACTTATAATTTATTAAAGGAGCGTATAAGATCATGA